Proteins co-encoded in one Malus domestica chromosome 09, GDT2T_hap1 genomic window:
- the LOC103444422 gene encoding protein trichome birefringence-like 39, translating into MGFLFRALFFTLFLVSHQTKAQVFNSSYNNALPSASATSTSSSVARKLAGKCNWFRGTWVYDASSKPPYYSSTCPFVDPQFDCLKYGRPDTAFLKYRWQPFSCALPRFNGLYFLEKWRGKKIMFVGDSLSFNQWVSLTCMLHAWVPNSRTSYVKKDGLASVTFQDYGVQILLYRTPYLVDLVNEKVGRVLKLDSITDGNAWRGMDMLIFDTWHWWTHTGRAQPWDYLEERGKLYKDMNRLIAFYKGMTTWARWVDRNVDPSKTKVFFQGISPTHYLGRDWNQPTRSCASEVQPYFGRKYPAGVPLSWVVVNKVLARIKKPVYLLDITFLSQIRKDAHPSKYSSEHGTDCSHWCLPGLPDTWNQLLYAALFA; encoded by the exons ATGGGTTTCCTGTTCAGAGCTCTGTTTTTTACTCTGTTTTTAGTTTCCCACCAAACAAAAGCACAGGTATTCAATTCCTCCTACAATAATGCTCTTCCGTCTGCTTCTGCTACCAGTACTAGCAGCTCAGTGGCCAGAAAGCTCGCAGGAAAATGCAACTGGTTCCGCGGTACATGGGTCTACGATGCTTCTTCCAAACCCCCCTACTACTCTTCCACCTGTCCCTTCGTAGATCCGCAGTTCGACTGCTTAAAGTACGGCCGTCCCGACACCGCTTTCCTCAAATACCGATGGCAACCCTTCTCCTGCGCCCTTCCCAG gTTCAATGGGTTGTATTTCTTGGAGAAATGGAGGGGGAAGAAGATCATGTTCGTGGGAGACTCACTGAGTTTCAATCAGTGGGTGTCATTAACATGTATGCTTCATGCATGGGTGCCAAATTCTAGGACTTCATATGTTAAGAAAGATGGTTTAGCTTCAGTCACATTCCAG GACTATGGAGTACAAATACTGCTGTATCGCACACCATACTTGGTAGATCTTGTCAACGAGAAGGTTGGACGAGTGTTGAAGCTTGACTCAATTACGGATGGCAACGCATGGAGAGGCATGGACATGTTGATCTTCGACACGTGGCACTGGTGGACTCACACTGGAAGAGCACAGCC ATGGGACTATCTTGAAGAAAGGGGTAAATTGTACAAAGATATGAACCGTCTGATCGCATTTTACAAAGGAATGACAACTTGGGCCAGATGGGTCGACCGAAATGTCGATCCTTCCAAAACCAAGGTCTTCTTCCAAGGCATTTCTCCTACCCATTACCT GGGAAGGGATTGGAATCAGCCAACAAGATCATGCGCAAGTGAAGTACAACCATACTTTGGGAGGAAGTATCCAGCAGGAGTACCTTTGTCTTGGGTTGTAGTCAACAAAGTGTTGGCTAGGATTAAGAAACCAGTCTATCTTCTCGACATCACATTTCTCTCCCAAATCCGCAAAGACGCACACCCATCCAAGTACAGCAGCGAGCACGGCACGGACTGCAGCCACTGGTGCCTTCCCGGCCTGCCGGATACTTGGAACCAGCTCCTCTATGCTGCTCTATTTGCTTGA